In the genome of Calothrix sp. PCC 6303, the window TTCTATCAGCTTTTGCGGCGATTTCTTGGACTAATTGATGCCGTTGCTGCTGAGATGTACTTCGGCTTCGCTCAGTATCCGTACTTTTATTGTTTCCACTCGCACAGGTGTGGACTTCATCGACAATCACAAAATCTGGGCAGTGAGTAATAAAACTTGCTTTTCTCCGGTCAGCTTTGGCGTAGTCCAAACTCACAATAATATGGCGGTAATAACTAAAAATATGCTCATCCCCCGGCACCACTCGCTCTAATTTAGAAGCAGTCCCAGAGCGAATTACCACCGCATCAATATGAAATTTCTCCCTAAGTTCCTGCTGCCATTGGTCGCATAAATGGGGTGGACACAAAACAGCAATTCGCTTCACCTCACCCCGGTCTAAAAATTCACGGGCAATTAATCCGGCTTCAATAGTTTTACCGATGCCAACATCATCCGCAATTAATAACCGCAGCGTTTCCAACCGCAATGCCATTAACAACGGCACTAATTGATAGGGACGAGGACGCAGCGATCACGGCAACACACAATGGAACCTGGTTGTATCTATTGTTGAGCCAGTGCGTTGCGGGGGTTGCCCCCGTTGTAGCAACTGGCGTTGTCAAGGGTATCTGTCATGGGTGCATAAAAAAGCAGCCCAAAGCGGCAGAACAACTATAGCGTTTTCTACTTCACTCTCAGCTACAGTGAAATTACTTAAGTATTTTTTAGGTTTTAACATATTTTTATAACAACTGCCAGTTCATCTCATCCGGGAACTTCAAGTTTAATATTCGTGATTATTTCAGGTAAAATTGGTGATGAAAATCACTGACATTTTTCAATTTACAAAATGTTTGATTTGTACATTTTTGCTTCCTCAACATAATTACGAACAGGGCTCTTTTATAATATTTTTGTACTATGTTTTGAGGACGATGGTTCCAAAACATAATTTGTAAAACTACTATTTGATGAAGGTGCAACTGTGAAAACTGCTCGATGAGAGTGTCTAACTCCAGCCGTTAGCAGCAGGCAAAAATAGAATATATTCCCACTTATTTTTTCTTGGGTCGGTTTTTGCGACGGGTTTGTTGTTGCATTTTCTTCTTTTTAATTGCTTGAGATTTTTTCGGACTGGATGATTTTGTGAATTCGTTCAAAGTGTTAAAAGGGGTGTAGCTTGGTTTAGATTTTGGTTCGTTAAAACCAGCCCACCACTCCATCTCAGTAATGATATTATCAATCAAAACATGATGGTGATCATCACGAAGTTTCTCTAAAGCTCCCTCTATACCCAGTTCTATAGACTCATCTACTTCTTCTCTAGCAATAAACATGGGATCAACCAAATCTTCATCAAAAGCTTGATCGATATAGGGCTTAAGTTCGAGCGGGCATAAATCGCAAATATCTATAATTAATTTGTTGAGAAGATAGTTGTCAGCATTTCTTTCTATTTTTCCTTGGAAAAGTTCTCCAAAATATTCAACAACTTCCTGCCTAGTAATGATGTCTTGAGCAAGCAAAGTCATTAATGAATCTATTGCTGCACCTCGAACATATTCGTTAGCTTCCTGATTTTCGATTAGTTGTTTAATTGGGTCAAGATTTCCATCGAATACTGAAGTAATGATTCTCCCCAAATCTTCGGTAACGACATCTCCAGTTATATCCATTGCTGTATCTCCTGGAGTGGAGAAAAAGTCAATGATGACAGAATAAGCAGCCTTTTCTCGAAATTGCGCTAATAAATAAAGCGCATATATGTGTAGA includes:
- a CDS encoding DEAD/DEAH box helicase, which codes for MALRLETLRLLIADDVGIGKTIEAGLIAREFLDRGEVKRIAVLCPPHLCDQWQQELREKFHIDAVVIRSGTASKLERVVPGDEHIFSYYRHIIVSLDYAKADRRKASFITHCPDFVIVDEVHTCASGNNKSTDTERSRSTSQQQRHQLVQEIAAKADRNLLLLTATPHSGIEEAFLSLLGLLKPEFGQLSLDFLTEEQRKTLAQHFIQRRRADVKLWLGNETPFPERESVEMPYKLSKEYKSLFEDVYDFARGLVKTTTSQMSWVRLVS
- a CDS encoding DUF1186 family protein: MELAEIIEQLKYNETRIFPREAVEGAISQQAAITPVLIETLKECKNNFDELLEDSGYILHIYALYLLAQFREKAAYSVIIDFFSTPGDTAMDITGDVVTEDLGRIITSVFDGNLDPIKQLIENQEANEYVRGAAIDSLMTLLAQDIITRQEVVEYFGELFQGKIERNADNYLLNKLIIDICDLCPLELKPYIDQAFDEDLVDPMFIAREEVDESIELGIEGALEKLRDDHHHVLIDNIITEMEWWAGFNEPKSKPSYTPFNTLNEFTKSSSPKKSQAIKKKKMQQQTRRKNRPKKK